A region of Flavobacterium album DNA encodes the following proteins:
- a CDS encoding YggS family pyridoxal phosphate-dependent enzyme: MSIANNLNQIKSSLPPHVTLVAVSKTKPVSDLMEAYNAGQRIFGENKIQEMASKYEEMPKDIQWHMIGHVQSNKVKYMASFVSLVHGVDSLKLLAEIDKQAKKHNRIIDCLLQMHIAEEDTKFGLDKDELTDLLDSEEFKQMKNIRITGLMGMATFTEDENQVRKEFTHLKTIFDGLSRKPSTDNYQPKILSMGMSGDYQIAIECGSTMVRIGSSIFGSR; encoded by the coding sequence ATGTCAATAGCGAATAACCTCAACCAAATAAAATCATCCCTCCCGCCCCATGTTACTTTGGTAGCGGTGAGCAAGACCAAGCCTGTATCCGACCTTATGGAAGCCTATAATGCCGGGCAGCGCATTTTTGGGGAGAACAAGATACAGGAAATGGCTTCCAAGTATGAGGAAATGCCTAAGGACATCCAATGGCATATGATAGGCCACGTGCAGAGCAATAAAGTAAAGTATATGGCTTCTTTCGTAAGCCTTGTGCACGGTGTGGACAGCCTGAAGCTATTAGCGGAAATTGATAAACAGGCCAAAAAGCACAACCGCATTATCGACTGCCTGTTGCAAATGCATATTGCCGAAGAGGATACTAAGTTCGGGTTGGATAAGGACGAACTCACAGACCTCTTAGATTCGGAAGAATTTAAGCAAATGAAGAACATCCGTATTACCGGGCTTATGGGTATGGCAACTTTTACAGAAGATGAAAATCAGGTTCGTAAGGAATTTACACACCTCAAGACCATTTTTGACGGTCTGAGTAGGAAACCGTCAACCGACAACTATCAACCGAAAATCCTTTCTATGGGTATGAGCGGAGATTACCAAATTGCCATTGAATGTGGAAGCACTATGGTACGCATAGGCAGCAGTATTTTTGGCAGCCGTTAA
- a CDS encoding protein-L-isoaspartate(D-aspartate) O-methyltransferase, which translates to MKDTAKHQGLRNQLVSVLEQKGITDKNVLAAIKKIPRHLFLNSSFEDYAYQDKAFPIGAGQTISQPYTVAYQSQLLEVEKDHKVLEIGTGSGYQTAVLCTMGAKVYSVERQNELFKTTSLLLPKLGIRPKHLSFGDGYKGLPNFAPFDSIIVTAGAPMIPKPLMAQLKIGGRLVIPVGGENEAQIMTLLIRKSETQFEKHELGNFRFVPLLENKN; encoded by the coding sequence TTGAAAGATACAGCCAAACATCAGGGACTTCGCAATCAGTTGGTAAGCGTTTTGGAACAAAAAGGCATTACCGATAAAAATGTTTTGGCCGCCATCAAAAAGATACCGAGGCACCTTTTCCTCAACTCCTCGTTTGAGGATTATGCCTACCAGGACAAAGCTTTCCCGATAGGGGCAGGGCAAACCATTTCACAGCCGTATACTGTGGCTTACCAGTCGCAATTGCTGGAGGTCGAGAAAGACCATAAAGTATTGGAAATAGGCACCGGGTCGGGCTACCAGACCGCAGTGCTGTGTACCATGGGCGCAAAGGTATATAGTGTAGAGAGACAGAATGAGCTATTTAAAACCACCTCATTATTATTGCCTAAACTTGGCATCCGCCCCAAGCACCTTTCCTTTGGGGACGGTTATAAAGGGTTGCCAAATTTTGCTCCTTTCGACAGCATCATCGTTACCGCAGGAGCGCCGATGATCCCCAAGCCGCTTATGGCGCAATTGAAAATAGGGGGCAGGCTCGTGATACCCGTAGGTGGCGAAAATGAAGCCCAGATAATGACGCTTCTCATTAGAAAAAGCGAAACACAATTTGAAAAGCATGAGCTGGGGAATTTCAGGTTTGTGCCGCTGCTGGAGAATAAGAATTGA
- the miaA gene encoding tRNA (adenosine(37)-N6)-dimethylallyltransferase MiaA, producing METSPKYLITVIGPTAIGKTSMAIKIAQHFNCDIISADSRQFFKEMAIGTAVPSKDELEAARHHFIQHISIFDEYTVGDFEREAIAKLDELYQTNDLAVMVGGSGLYIDAVLKGFDDFPDIDPSVREALIGNYEKQGIRYLQEELKRLDPVHYENVAKENPQRLMRALEVSIGSGKPYSSFLNIKKNNRNFIPIVIGLEADRATMYARINERVDIMAATGLVEEAKALYPHKKLNALQTVGYRELFSHFDGEFTLDFALEEIKKNTRRFSKRQMTWFQRNEAAAWFDFTTPATEIINYIETKL from the coding sequence ATGGAAACTTCGCCAAAATACCTTATTACGGTCATTGGGCCGACAGCGATCGGCAAGACCTCTATGGCGATAAAGATCGCACAGCATTTTAATTGCGATATCATTTCGGCCGACAGCAGGCAGTTCTTTAAAGAGATGGCTATAGGCACCGCTGTACCGTCAAAAGACGAACTGGAGGCCGCCAGGCATCATTTTATACAGCACATCAGCATCTTCGACGAGTATACCGTAGGCGACTTTGAGCGGGAAGCCATTGCGAAGCTCGATGAATTGTATCAAACCAATGATCTTGCGGTAATGGTGGGCGGTTCGGGCCTTTATATCGATGCTGTGCTGAAAGGGTTTGATGATTTTCCTGATATTGACCCGTCGGTGCGTGAAGCGCTCATAGGCAATTATGAAAAACAGGGCATCCGCTATCTTCAGGAGGAGCTCAAAAGGCTCGATCCTGTACATTATGAAAATGTCGCCAAAGAAAATCCGCAACGCCTCATGAGGGCGCTGGAGGTGAGCATTGGTTCGGGCAAGCCCTACTCCTCTTTCCTGAATATAAAAAAGAATAACCGTAACTTTATTCCGATTGTCATAGGGCTGGAAGCCGATAGGGCCACGATGTATGCCCGCATTAACGAACGTGTGGACATTATGGCGGCTACCGGGCTTGTTGAAGAAGCCAAGGCGCTTTATCCGCATAAAAAGCTGAATGCCCTGCAAACAGTAGGTTACCGCGAACTGTTCAGTCACTTCGACGGGGAGTTTACGTTAGATTTTGCATTGGAAGAAATAAAAAAGAATACGCGCCGGTTCTCCAAGAGGCAGATGACGTGGTTCCAGCGCAATGAGGCGGCAGCATGGTTTGACTTCACCACACCCGCCACAGAAATTATAAACTATATAGAAACGAAATTATAA
- a CDS encoding response regulator transcription factor: MEEVNKKILLVEDDPNFGAVLKDYLLINDFDVTLAKNGMEGFEKFKKDNFDLCILDVMMPYKDGYTLAREIREKNKEVPIIFLTAKSMKEDVLKGYKVGADDYLNKPFDSEVLLMKIKAIIQRKASETKTDNSKYEFQIGKFHLNSKLRFLTFGEDEPIKLSPKENELLKMLALHENDLMPRELALTKIWRDDNYFTSRSMDVYIAKLRKYLKQDEDVEILNIHGEGFRLVVKNKVTEEK; this comes from the coding sequence ATGGAAGAAGTAAACAAAAAGATTCTTTTGGTTGAAGATGATCCAAACTTTGGAGCGGTACTGAAAGACTATCTGTTAATTAATGATTTTGACGTTACATTGGCTAAGAACGGAATGGAAGGTTTCGAAAAGTTCAAGAAAGATAATTTCGACCTCTGCATACTTGACGTGATGATGCCTTACAAAGATGGCTATACCCTGGCCCGTGAAATAAGGGAAAAAAACAAGGAAGTGCCTATCATTTTCCTTACAGCAAAATCGATGAAAGAAGATGTGCTTAAAGGATATAAAGTAGGAGCCGATGATTACCTCAATAAGCCATTCGATTCTGAAGTGCTTTTGATGAAGATCAAGGCAATTATACAGAGAAAAGCGTCTGAGACCAAAACAGACAACTCCAAATATGAATTCCAGATCGGTAAATTCCACCTGAATTCAAAGCTGCGTTTCCTTACTTTCGGTGAAGACGAGCCTATCAAGCTTTCACCAAAAGAGAACGAATTGCTGAAAATGCTTGCGCTTCATGAAAACGACCTTATGCCGAGGGAGCTTGCCCTAACCAAAATATGGAGGGACGACAATTACTTCACTTCAAGGAGTATGGACGTTTATATTGCCAAGCTGAGGAAATATCTTAAGCAGGATGAGGATGTAGAGATACTCAACATTCACGGAGAAGGCTTCAGGCTGGTTGTAAAAAACAAAGTTACTGAAGAGAAATAG
- a CDS encoding ion transporter: MILPENFRKKLHTIIYEADTPAGKFFDLSLIVIILISVVAVMLESVASIKIKYGYELGIAEWVITIFFTLEYIARIVAVKQSWKYVFSFYGIIDLLATLPKYIGLFFPGTGFFIAIRAIRLLRIFRILKLTHFVGASDQLVAALKKSRVKIAVFLFSVIVLCIILGTLMYMIEGPESGFTSIPVSIYWTIVTLTTVGFGDITPATPIGQFVSMLIMILGYGIIAVPTGLVTAQFINEKTPENTQVCHNCNAHHHRDDAKYCYNCGYKLN, encoded by the coding sequence ATGATCCTACCGGAAAATTTCAGGAAGAAGCTCCATACCATAATCTATGAGGCCGACACACCCGCAGGGAAATTTTTCGACCTGAGCCTTATTGTGATCATACTCATCAGTGTGGTAGCCGTAATGCTGGAAAGCGTGGCATCCATCAAAATAAAATATGGCTATGAGCTGGGCATCGCCGAATGGGTAATCACTATTTTTTTTACACTCGAATACATTGCCCGTATCGTTGCCGTGAAGCAGTCGTGGAAGTATGTTTTTAGCTTTTATGGAATTATAGACCTGCTGGCTACACTCCCCAAATATATCGGCCTGTTTTTTCCGGGGACGGGCTTTTTCATCGCCATCAGGGCCATCCGCCTGCTGCGCATTTTCAGAATATTAAAGCTTACTCATTTTGTGGGCGCTTCAGATCAACTGGTTGCCGCGTTAAAAAAAAGCAGGGTAAAGATAGCCGTATTCCTCTTCAGCGTTATCGTACTTTGCATTATCCTCGGTACGCTGATGTACATGATTGAAGGCCCTGAAAGCGGCTTTACCAGCATACCTGTCAGCATTTACTGGACTATTGTAACGCTTACCACAGTGGGCTTTGGCGACATTACACCTGCAACACCTATCGGGCAGTTTGTTTCGATGCTGATCATGATATTGGGCTACGGTATCATCGCCGTGCCTACGGGTTTGGTTACGGCGCAATTCATCAACGAAAAAACGCCTGAGAACACGCAGGTGTGCCACAACTGCAATGCCCACCACCATCGTGACGATGCCAAATACTGCTACAACTGTGGCTATAAACTCAACTAA
- a CDS encoding Gfo/Idh/MocA family protein encodes MLKVGVLGAGHLGKIHLRLLNQSEKYELVGFYDPNSENADKVSNEFGYKKFDTISELIAAVDVVDIVTPTLSHHDCAKEAIMAGRHVFVEKPISNTVEEAEEIMRLAKEHNVKGQVGHVERFNPAFIATKNMIENPMFIETHRLAEFNPRGTDVPVVLDLMIHDIDVILSVVKSPVKNINASGVSVISDTPDIANARIEFENGCVANLTSSRISMKNMRKSRFFQKDAYISVDFLDKICEVVKMKDAPEVPGDFDMILQNAEGVKKQIYFDNPDVQANNAILDELETFADAINNDTTPVVTLEDGAEALRIAYRIIEASKNR; translated from the coding sequence ATGCTTAAAGTTGGCGTATTAGGCGCAGGGCATCTCGGAAAGATTCACCTGCGTTTGCTCAACCAGTCTGAAAAATATGAGCTTGTTGGTTTTTATGACCCTAACAGCGAAAATGCTGATAAAGTTTCCAATGAATTCGGCTACAAAAAATTCGATACCATAAGCGAACTTATTGCCGCTGTAGATGTAGTGGATATCGTAACCCCTACCCTGTCGCACCACGATTGTGCCAAAGAGGCTATCATGGCAGGCAGGCACGTGTTTGTGGAAAAGCCGATATCCAACACGGTGGAGGAAGCCGAGGAAATCATGCGGCTGGCTAAGGAGCACAATGTTAAAGGGCAGGTAGGCCATGTGGAACGGTTCAACCCGGCTTTTATCGCTACTAAAAACATGATCGAGAACCCAATGTTCATTGAAACGCACCGCCTTGCGGAATTCAACCCTCGGGGAACGGATGTGCCTGTGGTCCTTGACCTGATGATACACGACATCGATGTGATATTGAGCGTTGTGAAATCGCCTGTTAAGAATATTAATGCCAGTGGGGTGTCGGTTATTAGCGATACGCCGGATATTGCCAACGCCCGCATCGAGTTCGAGAACGGCTGTGTGGCTAACCTCACATCGAGCCGCATTTCGATGAAGAACATGCGCAAATCGAGGTTCTTCCAAAAGGATGCCTATATCTCTGTTGACTTTCTTGATAAAATATGCGAGGTGGTAAAAATGAAGGATGCACCTGAAGTACCGGGCGATTTCGACATGATACTGCAAAATGCCGAGGGTGTGAAAAAGCAAATCTATTTCGACAACCCGGATGTGCAGGCGAACAATGCCATCCTTGACGAACTGGAAACGTTTGCCGATGCCATCAATAACGATACTACCCCGGTGGTAACTCTGGAAGATGGTGCGGAAGCATTGCGGATTGCTTACAGGATCATTGAGGCTTCGAAGAATAGATGA
- a CDS encoding exonuclease domain-containing protein, with translation MYAILDIETTGGQFNEEGITEIAIYKYDGHDIVDQFISLLNPEKPIQPFVVKLTGINNAMLRSAPKFHEVAKRIIEITDGCILVAHNAQFDYRVLQTEFRNLGYNFEKQTLCTVELSQKLLPEQPSHSLGKLVRALGIPMTDRHRATGDALATVHLFKLLLEKDVEKEILKSLVKTEVKKGMAPKLMDLLDGIPSVTGVYYIHKENGDMIYLGKSRNIKKRVNQHFTGSSSKSKKIQKQAFTVNYEETGSELIALLKECSAIKTNKPVYNTAQKKTIFPWAIYAEKDPNGYIALRLQKTDNRKKEIISFPGPVEGKSALFTITEKYRLCQKINGMDPSAKGHCFPYELEGCNGACMGEESPEDYNLRVMEFINNNSFSNQTMAIIDRGRAVDERSAVLIEDGVYKGYAFFNLNYQVHNLEILKNIIVPMEDNRDVKKIIQNYIHKKKALKIVRF, from the coding sequence TTGTACGCAATACTTGACATAGAAACGACAGGGGGCCAGTTTAATGAAGAAGGGATAACCGAGATTGCCATATATAAGTACGACGGGCATGACATCGTTGACCAGTTCATAAGCCTTTTAAACCCCGAAAAACCCATACAGCCCTTTGTGGTAAAGCTTACCGGCATCAACAATGCCATGCTGCGCAGCGCACCGAAATTCCATGAAGTGGCAAAACGCATCATAGAGATTACCGATGGCTGCATCCTTGTGGCGCACAATGCCCAGTTTGACTACCGCGTACTACAAACCGAATTCAGGAACCTGGGCTACAACTTCGAGAAACAAACGCTTTGCACTGTAGAGCTTTCGCAGAAATTACTCCCGGAACAACCGTCTCACAGCCTTGGTAAGCTCGTGCGCGCCCTTGGCATACCTATGACCGACAGGCACCGTGCCACCGGCGATGCCTTGGCAACCGTGCACCTCTTTAAGCTTTTGCTGGAAAAAGATGTCGAGAAAGAAATACTGAAAAGCCTCGTAAAAACCGAGGTTAAAAAAGGCATGGCGCCAAAGCTGATGGACCTGCTGGACGGTATACCATCGGTTACAGGCGTGTATTACATCCATAAGGAAAATGGCGACATGATTTATCTCGGCAAGAGCCGTAACATCAAAAAAAGGGTGAACCAGCATTTTACAGGGTCATCCTCGAAATCGAAAAAGATACAGAAGCAGGCTTTTACCGTAAACTACGAAGAGACCGGCAGCGAACTCATAGCCCTGCTGAAAGAATGCAGCGCCATAAAAACCAACAAGCCCGTTTATAATACTGCACAGAAGAAAACGATATTCCCATGGGCTATTTATGCCGAAAAAGACCCTAACGGCTACATTGCGCTCCGTCTCCAGAAAACTGACAACCGGAAAAAAGAGATCATTTCTTTCCCCGGCCCAGTAGAGGGGAAAAGTGCGCTGTTTACCATAACCGAAAAATACAGGCTGTGCCAGAAGATAAATGGCATGGACCCGTCGGCTAAGGGACATTGCTTCCCTTATGAACTGGAGGGCTGCAATGGCGCCTGCATGGGCGAAGAATCTCCGGAAGACTACAACCTTCGCGTGATGGAATTCATCAATAATAACAGTTTCAGTAACCAGACGATGGCCATCATAGACAGGGGCCGCGCCGTAGATGAGCGCAGCGCTGTACTTATAGAAGATGGCGTGTACAAAGGCTATGCTTTCTTTAACCTGAACTACCAGGTGCATAACCTCGAGATACTGAAAAATATAATAGTTCCAATGGAAGATAACAGGGATGTAAAGAAGATCATCCAGAACTATATCCACAAAAAGAAAGCTTTAAAAATAGTACGTTTCTAA
- a CDS encoding acyl-[acyl-carrier-protein] thioesterase — MPISPEFTSVYSHDWEINFLQCTPNGLLKHTELCNLLQLTAGYHAELGGLSFTDMQLHDQAWVLSRMRVEIAELPKWRDTVTVKTWIYDLQGSRSIRALEMYLCDKKIAGSETFWAVFNTKLRRPEALALPHEHFEKFPERRATIESFKKIDITGEMQLLTGHTVTLSDLDIVFHANNVKYLEWCLDAIDPKPILKNRLAAFDMNYMKELMLNDKVEIHKGNDDSRDNFTINKDGKACFALELEWRE; from the coding sequence ATGCCAATATCGCCTGAATTCACATCGGTTTACTCGCACGACTGGGAAATCAATTTCCTGCAATGCACGCCCAACGGCCTGCTGAAACACACCGAGCTCTGCAACCTTTTACAACTCACAGCAGGTTACCATGCCGAACTGGGAGGGCTCAGCTTTACCGATATGCAGCTGCACGACCAGGCATGGGTACTCAGCCGGATGCGGGTGGAAATTGCCGAATTGCCCAAATGGCGCGACACAGTTACCGTAAAAACATGGATATATGACCTGCAGGGGTCGCGTTCCATCCGCGCTTTGGAGATGTACCTTTGCGATAAAAAGATCGCAGGCTCAGAAACGTTTTGGGCGGTATTCAACACGAAGCTGCGCAGGCCGGAAGCGCTTGCCCTCCCCCACGAGCATTTTGAAAAATTTCCGGAAAGGCGTGCTACTATTGAATCTTTTAAAAAAATAGATATAACGGGAGAAATGCAGCTGCTGACAGGACACACCGTTACACTAAGCGACCTTGATATTGTTTTCCATGCCAACAACGTAAAATACCTCGAATGGTGCCTGGATGCTATCGACCCTAAGCCGATACTGAAAAACCGCCTTGCTGCTTTCGATATGAACTATATGAAGGAATTGATGCTCAATGATAAAGTTGAAATTCATAAAGGAAATGATGACAGCCGGGATAATTTTACAATAAATAAGGACGGAAAAGCCTGCTTTGCTTTGGAGTTGGAATGGAGAGAATAA
- a CDS encoding sensor histidine kinase, which translates to MNKTRFRLLVFFMSLSLIGIILVQLYWVNSSLKNSDEQFRYHIQSILDKVANKLQEQEGDEFYKIYTRVKDSLGRNPKRSDLLPYYAQNEEQREKPIIYSDNVTREDYNDVFFDKNRVDDYVRSKSNTTAMVHNANPPKSPAKDGDTERWLDFQLAGFLKDYREYNSPEKWISKAKIEKTIRTELEQNDVRTPFEFGIYRNGMATKIKSDNLKWDPTTLYHNVFTDNEGMSRYMLLISFPQKKTYLFSSLVGITSLSMIFTLIIIIAYLSAINQLIKQKQISEIKTDFINNMTHEFKTPIATINLALDSIKNPKIFDDKEKVQRYLQMIRDENKRMHAQVENVLQISKLEKKELEIIKEQADIHDVIEGAIEHVHLIIETRQGTLTRHFNAQRTTALLNDVHFTNVLVNILDNAIKYSPDEPVIDVSTENVKDFILIKIKDHGLGMSKVTQKRIFEKFYREHTGDIHNVKGHGLGLAYVKRIIEDHNCHIYVESEKGKGSTFIIKMPLIN; encoded by the coding sequence ATGAATAAAACTAGATTTCGCTTACTGGTATTCTTTATGAGCCTATCCCTGATAGGGATAATACTGGTACAGCTATATTGGGTTAATTCGTCATTAAAAAACAGTGATGAACAGTTCAGGTACCACATCCAGAGCATATTGGACAAGGTAGCAAACAAGTTGCAGGAGCAGGAGGGAGATGAGTTTTACAAGATCTATACAAGGGTAAAGGACAGTTTGGGGCGCAATCCCAAAAGGAGCGATCTTTTGCCTTATTATGCGCAAAATGAGGAGCAGCGCGAAAAGCCGATCATTTATTCGGACAATGTTACCCGCGAGGATTATAACGATGTGTTCTTTGATAAAAACAGGGTTGATGATTATGTGAGGAGTAAGTCGAATACCACAGCGATGGTACATAACGCGAATCCTCCGAAAAGTCCTGCGAAAGATGGCGATACCGAAAGGTGGCTTGATTTCCAGCTGGCCGGTTTCCTGAAGGATTACCGCGAGTACAATTCGCCTGAAAAATGGATATCTAAGGCTAAGATAGAGAAAACGATACGAACAGAACTGGAGCAGAACGATGTGCGCACGCCTTTCGAATTCGGGATATACCGGAACGGGATGGCTACCAAGATCAAGTCGGATAACCTGAAATGGGATCCTACTACCCTGTACCATAACGTATTTACAGATAATGAAGGAATGTCGCGGTACATGTTGCTGATAAGCTTCCCGCAAAAAAAGACATACCTGTTCTCATCGTTGGTAGGCATCACATCCCTGTCGATGATATTTACGCTTATTATTATAATTGCTTACCTGAGCGCTATAAACCAGCTCATTAAGCAGAAGCAGATATCGGAGATCAAGACGGATTTCATCAACAACATGACCCATGAGTTCAAAACACCCATTGCCACAATCAACCTGGCGCTGGATTCAATAAAGAACCCAAAAATATTCGACGATAAAGAGAAGGTGCAGCGCTACCTTCAAATGATAAGGGACGAGAACAAGAGGATGCACGCACAGGTAGAGAACGTGCTGCAGATATCAAAACTGGAGAAGAAAGAGCTCGAGATCATTAAAGAGCAGGCCGATATTCATGATGTGATCGAAGGCGCCATAGAGCACGTTCATCTGATCATTGAAACAAGGCAGGGAACGCTCACACGCCATTTTAACGCGCAACGAACGACCGCTTTATTAAATGATGTGCATTTTACCAATGTACTTGTTAATATTTTAGACAATGCCATCAAATATTCTCCCGATGAACCCGTTATAGATGTATCGACGGAGAATGTAAAGGATTTTATCCTTATAAAAATTAAAGACCATGGGCTGGGAATGTCCAAGGTGACGCAAAAACGGATCTTTGAGAAGTTTTACAGGGAGCACACAGGCGATATTCACAATGTGAAGGGCCACGGATTAGGGCTTGCTTATGTAAAACGCATCATTGAAGACCATAATTGCCACATATACGTAGAAAGTGAAAAAGGGAAAGGTAGCACCTTTATAATAAAAATGCCACTAATAAATTAA
- a CDS encoding 3-hydroxyacyl-CoA dehydrogenase family protein produces MKNIAVIGAGTMGNGIAHTFAQSGFSVKLIDVSEKSLDKGMATIAANLDRMVAKGSITEEDKAKTIGNIITYTDIKDGVVNVDLVVEAATENVDLKLKIFKDLNEFCDEKTILATNTSSISITQIAAVTTRQDKVIGMHFMNPVPIMKLVEIIRGYNTSDEVTKTIMDLSEKLGKVPVEVNDYPGFVANRILMPMINEAIETLYNGVAGVYEIDTVMKLGMAHPMGPLQLADFIGLDVCLSILNVMYDGFKNPKYAPCPLLVNMVRAGKLGVKSGEGFYDYSESKKAEKVAYKK; encoded by the coding sequence ATGAAAAACATAGCTGTAATAGGCGCAGGAACAATGGGTAATGGTATTGCCCATACTTTCGCGCAAAGCGGATTTAGTGTAAAACTTATTGATGTATCTGAAAAATCGCTTGATAAAGGGATGGCGACCATTGCAGCCAACCTGGACAGGATGGTGGCAAAAGGGTCTATCACGGAAGAGGACAAAGCGAAGACCATTGGCAACATCATTACTTATACTGATATTAAAGATGGCGTGGTAAACGTTGACCTGGTTGTGGAAGCCGCTACGGAAAACGTAGACCTTAAATTAAAGATATTTAAAGACCTGAATGAGTTTTGCGACGAAAAAACCATACTGGCTACCAACACTTCCTCTATCTCGATCACGCAGATCGCAGCCGTAACCACAAGGCAGGACAAAGTGATAGGCATGCACTTTATGAACCCGGTGCCGATCATGAAGCTGGTTGAGATCATCCGCGGCTACAACACATCGGATGAGGTGACCAAAACCATTATGGATCTTTCTGAAAAATTGGGTAAAGTTCCTGTAGAAGTGAACGATTACCCGGGATTTGTGGCTAACCGCATATTAATGCCGATGATCAATGAGGCGATAGAGACCTTATACAATGGTGTTGCCGGTGTTTATGAGATCGATACCGTAATGAAGCTTGGCATGGCACACCCGATGGGGCCGTTGCAGCTTGCTGATTTTATTGGCCTTGATGTATGCCTTTCTATCCTTAATGTAATGTACGACGGCTTTAAGAATCCTAAATATGCGCCATGCCCGTTATTGGTGAACATGGTACGCGCAGGTAAGCTGGGCGTGAAGAGCGGTGAGGGCTTCTATGACTACTCGGAAAGCAAGAAAGCGGAGAAAGTAGCTTATAAGAAGTAG
- a CDS encoding DUF1015 domain-containing protein, translating to MAKIIPFKAVRPARDKVALVPSRSYDEYTPAELASQLDYNPFSFLHVLNPAYVNQLKISTATRFKAVRTRYEEFKDEQVLQKETQPVFYLYEIQSRSRIFTGIIAGTAIDDYKNNVIKKHEDTLPYRVEYFKDYLHQTGFNTEPVLVTYPEDTDLESWITAKKHKRPLYLFSSLNRDKHTLWRIKDEEDIRWLQEKFEAMESLYIADGHHRSASAEMLYEEDKPSGNENLNYFMSFLISENDLKIYEYNRIIHDLNGLSKEQFLKALSSDFTIENKGQQLWKPEAKFQFGMYLDGEFYALYLKETSFNSVFEALDAQILYEKVLHPLLGITDLRNDSRIEYIPGSKPVTVIKQMVDEGEYEVGFTLFPASIEEIKHLADNNLIMPPKSTYIEPKIRSGLVVYEI from the coding sequence ATGGCAAAAATAATCCCATTCAAAGCAGTACGCCCGGCGCGTGATAAAGTAGCACTGGTGCCATCGCGCTCGTATGATGAGTACACCCCGGCGGAGCTTGCTTCACAGCTGGACTATAACCCGTTCTCTTTCCTGCATGTGCTGAACCCTGCGTATGTGAACCAACTAAAGATATCCACGGCAACGCGCTTTAAGGCCGTACGGACAAGATATGAGGAGTTTAAAGACGAACAGGTATTGCAAAAAGAAACCCAACCGGTTTTTTATTTGTATGAAATACAGAGCAGGAGCCGCATCTTTACAGGGATCATTGCCGGGACAGCGATAGACGATTATAAAAATAATGTCATAAAAAAGCATGAGGACACCCTGCCCTATCGCGTAGAATATTTTAAGGACTACCTGCACCAGACGGGTTTTAATACCGAACCGGTGCTTGTAACATATCCAGAAGATACTGACCTTGAATCGTGGATCACTGCTAAAAAACACAAGCGCCCGTTATACCTGTTCTCCTCCCTGAACCGCGATAAGCATACGCTGTGGCGGATAAAAGATGAGGAAGATATACGATGGCTGCAGGAAAAATTTGAGGCAATGGAAAGCCTGTATATCGCTGACGGCCACCACCGTTCGGCTTCGGCAGAGATGCTATATGAGGAAGACAAACCTTCGGGTAATGAGAACCTCAACTATTTCATGAGCTTCCTTATTTCGGAGAACGACCTGAAGATATACGAATACAACCGCATTATACATGACCTGAACGGTCTTTCGAAAGAACAGTTCCTGAAAGCGCTTTCATCAGATTTTACTATTGAGAATAAAGGCCAGCAGCTTTGGAAGCCGGAAGCAAAATTCCAATTCGGGATGTACCTTGATGGTGAGTTTTATGCACTTTATTTAAAAGAAACCAGTTTCAATTCGGTGTTTGAAGCTTTAGATGCACAGATATTGTATGAAAAAGTGCTGCACCCACTGTTAGGCATAACCGACCTGAGAAACGACAGCCGCATAGAATACATCCCAGGCAGCAAACCTGTAACTGTCATAAAGCAAATGGTAGACGAAGGCGAATATGAAGTCGGTTTCACGTTGTTCCCAGCGAGCATTGAGGAGATAAAGCATTTGGCTGACAATAACCTGATCATGCCACCGAAAAGTACGTATATTGAGCCGAAGATCCGGAGCGGGCTGGTGGTGTATGAGATATAG